A segment of the Xenopus tropicalis strain Nigerian chromosome 6, UCB_Xtro_10.0, whole genome shotgun sequence genome:
ggccctggaggatgctggggtgagctgaaggatgcttcgggGGGGCTCTAGGGGAatcaggaggatgctgggggggaactgGATGATGCTTGGGAGGAAGCTGGGTGGGGAACTGGAGGATttttgggggggagctggaggaagcaggaggacactggggggagctggaggatgcttggggggacctgtgggaagcaggaggatgctggggggagctgaaggatgcttggggggggccctggaggaagcaggaggatactgggggtgagctggaggatgctggggggagcctgatgatgcttggggggcccgggaggaagcaggaggatgctgggggggagccggaggatactgGTGGGGGGCTGAAGGATCcgggggggagcgggaggaaggaGCGGGCCCTAGGCTGGCTAGTAATGTTTTAAGGGgcacctgctctggcaccaatgcaaaatgtaaccgctggccacaaatgttttaggggggccctggctaccaatatctgtgtgtcctttgtattgatgggaggggacactgggggaggggccattgggggcgtgggaggagggggggccccgtaaaattttgttgtgaggggccccgtgatttctgatggcggccctggctgcaatataattgtagaaatccaaaaaataggaaaaaagtttCAGCAGGttttctgcaaaacatttattatgggtagtggtaacactaaccactacccataataaatgttttgcagcaaacctgctgaagcttttttcctatttttttggatttctacaattgtttAAGGATGAATAATACTACTGTTACTGCAGACTTCTGCTAATACATTCCATGGTGAAATTCATTGTCACTCTTTGAAAGCATTAAAATAATGCGTTTTATTTTGCACCACAGAAAAATATGAAGTTGATTCAGAAAAGCCGGTGTTCAACCTGGCAGCTGTTGTTGCTGAAACACTTGGCCTCGATGCCCAGGTGGAATCTGTAAGTTTTGGCAAAAAGAAATAATTCCTGCAAAACATTTTAATGCACATATTCGCGATCAGTAAATAAATTCTGCTTTTTGACATTGCATAGTAATCTTGAATTATAAAGCGGCACTTCTGGAGAATAAATTACAGCAACTGTAATAATAACTAGTAAATTGACTTGTTCATGTTGTGTCCGTTGTAGCAGTCCCAGAGTGTATTTAATCAGCCAAGAATCACCGGTGCCCCACTTTTTCACGAGGGTGAAGATTCCTCTCCACGGCAAGTCAAAGTTGAGTAAGTAAACAAagaaagtccatacactcacTGTTCCTTGTTAACTCAGTCCATTATCCAGatcctcctgatgcacctggccagATGCCTATAACAatcacaagaaaaaaaggaaaaagcacacaaaacgatttgctggtgtaaaaagatacctccaacctgtttattgcggagttCACATACAGACCGAACGTTTCAAGAGCTTCACGCACTCCTCATCAGTGGAactttggtctgtatgtgcactccgcaataaacaggcTGGAGGTATCTTTTTACACCAGGAAAtcattttgtgtgctttttttacTTGTGCTCAAAGTTGAGTAAGTGACTTAGCTGTATTTTAGTGGCTAACAATATTTCCATATTTCCATCATACTTCTATAGCTTTTGCTTCCATTCTACTGGTCCTCCTGCATTTGTTTGCAGAGCAGTTGCACTCATGGGTCAGACATTTATTAAGAACACATTAGCCAATCAAGAATACATTAGCCAGCATTTTCGAGCAATAATTGCCTGACCCACAAGTACACCCACAATTACAGGCAATTACCATAATAAAAAATGGGGGGTAGgttcaagtgtttttttttacccccccaATTATTATATTGGCACCAAAACATGCTGACTCgcccatgtgccattgccataagggtaagaacccagaGAGCAGTTCAgtcacctgtgatagatctctgagTTACAGGTGactgaaccgctctgtgggttcttaccctaaagtgATTCTGTAACCatatgcttttgtttgttttttttttttttttatatttcgtACTTTTCTTTTGTAAGGGCGAAGATACACAGACCTACTTGCtgcggctacaaaatagccaGCGCTGATAACTTATTGATAATTttctctaggtgtgttttagcagttCTTAGTATTTTCTATAGTagggtattttctgatgttttgtagccatgacaagtagctgctacttagtagctctgtgtgtcttagtcCTTACATATTATAATGCTGCAAGGACTAAAAAAAATAACCACTGACCTCGGGACTTTAGGGCAAGGACTCACGGAGAAGCTACTCATCCGCGATGATCGATATCGGGGGCAAGTAGCCGCTCTGAAAAgggtttccaccagcaacaacagaagtcaccagtggaaatccctttgcatcacttcagtttccaaagtcgtgcaaagttgcctgcaagaggaaacCGAAGCGAAGCGaggggctttccaccggcgacttctgTTGTTGCcagtttgatagctttaaataccccccacgcatgcgcagaaccggcgccgtcagcgcgtcacggacgtgcacgctttgacatgtatgtgcgctttgacgcacgcacaCCTGCACACGCAAGGAGGCGCACGAGActgggccgcacgggtgagtaccctgacaccccggtattgcggtatctgaaaaatgaataaccTATCGCAGGTGAGTAAGTCACTCCGTTGGTGCTTGCCCTTAAAGGGCAATAACAAACAGGGCTATATTGAGTATTTTGGAGTTCCTACCTTAAAATCACAGATGCACTTGCTTTATAGAGAGTGATCTTCTGTAGAATTGTTTCTAAACCATAATCACATGTCTTTGTGAGAAGCATTTGTTTATTTTCTGATGGTATTTATTTAGATTTACTGAAGGTTCTATGGAAGAGTCTCAGGGTAACGACGATGATGGATGGAATACAAAGGAAGCATCACCTGTATTTGGAGGACCTGCGAGAAACATAAGGAGAAGTGCAGAAATGGACTGTATTTCTCCCCCCTTACCAGTTGGATTGAACAGTAAATTGATATCACAGTGTTCTAGAAACCCatcagattttttatttaactctgtACAGGCAAAGGCAGAAGATGGAGCGCAGGCAACTCGTCTCTGCCTTGGCAAAGAGACAGACTCTGTAATTAGCCAATGTTCAAGCAATGGGCAGGGTGTCTTGAGGTGTAGTCCAAACAAATCAGTCCCTGGTGGTGCTCAGATGGGCAAAGACATTCTTGACAGTGAGCACCATAAACAAATGGCAAACAGATATGggaaaagaaaaaatgcagaagCAGAGCAAGAGGAGAGCTGTGAATCCTCATTTGATAAAGAAAACAATATCCCTATAAAAGACATTGGTAGTGAAAGACACAGCATGCTGGACAAGCCCCTGGATCTTTCTGACCGTTTTTCAGTGCTCAGGCCACAGGACAGAAGCCATGGCAGCAGCAGGGGTAGAACAAAGCAGACATTTGCACTGGTACCAGAGAAACCTGACCCCAAAAAACCACTGCACATAGACTTAAGGGAGGACCTTTACCACCAAACAAAGCAGAAAAAAGTATTTGTTTCTGGGTTAGTAGAACGTAGTGCCTTCAATTTGCACGAAGATAAGGAAGTGACAGAAGAAGGCAATCAGCTTTTCGATGATTTAGAGGTAAAATGTATTCAGTCTGTTGTTAACTTTATTATGCAGCTGAGCTGTATATTTCTAAGGACAGATTCACTGCAAATCTAGCATATGTATTTATAGTCATATGGTATGATTTATTGTTATAGTCCAATGATTTTTTATATTGGTACAGCATAGCTTATAGTCTGTACACAATGTTCTTTccctttgtattttttcttttgtagtgTATGGGCAAgggttaaagcaatactgtcatggaaaaacatttttttttttcaaaaatcatttaatagagcttctccagcagaatcctgcattaaaacatgtttttcaaaaacgaaaaaaaaaaaagattttttcttatatttaaatttgaaatttcacatggggctagccatattcttaatttcccagggtgccacagccatgtgacctgtgctctgataaacttcagtcagactttactgctgaactgcaagttgaAGTGTTGTCCCCCCCTCCCTTTCGCCCCACAgaaaccgatcagcagaacaaggggaaggtagcaagacagcaggcCTAGTGTTTGCTACTACTTGCACATGGTTTACCAGAAATTACTTTTTGCTTTAGTAAATCATGTACACATTGCGGCattagggggtcatttaccatGACCTCAAATGCAAGCGTGATTTCACACCCATTAGTGCTCATTCAAGAAGCACTTGGGTCCTTGGTCATGCTGCACTCTATACCTCACACTGCATTACAGCGTGAGGTGTAGTTACGTAAGGCACTGTAGGACCCAGACTTCAGCTGTTTGGGGTACACAAGTCTACACTTATCCTAATGCTAAACTGTGACTTTGAGACTGAAAGAAGCAGACTTTTATTACTATTACCCTTGAAGCTTTTTTAAAGGGGCATATAAAATGAAATGCTTTACTGATAAACTTGGGATATATGCCCTATAAAGGTTTGTATGCTGGGTACTAAACAACCTTAGAGAAGGTTGAAACGTCTTTTAATGTTAAGAGGTATTTGCATTTGTATTAATTAGCTCAGCTAAAAAATGGTAGGAGTCTGATTTTTATGTGCTAATATATAATTAAGGACTCTTTTGCCTCTCTTTCCTCAGATTGAAACTGTCCATGAGCCAAAAAGAAACGCAAGATCAGTGCACAGAGGTGTCCAGCCGACATCTGTCCTTCAGCCAAACTTGCACATGGTTCAGGCTTGCCCGGAATCTCAACAAGGTGCAATAATTCCCTTGACTGTAATGAATTTCACATTGTTCACATGTTTAATTGTTAACATCAGTCTGTGTCCTAATTGAGCTTACAGTCATGTCTAATAAGATCTGCCTATGTGGGACATACCACACAAGTACTTTTCATCAGTCTTGTTTGTCAGTTGTGTATGCACAGTCAGCTTCAAGGCACTCCTGGGGCAATCTGTGAAGTACGCTAAGGACCATGGtccacaggaagattagtcacctgcggttaCATTTTGGCTactgtggcgactaatctcctgaaaatgccttcccactggtaaTTTGCCAatgggaaggcatatgcattgttttgttttccaaagtttTCTCTTGCACCTGCACTGACataatggttctgggtgcagacaaaGAAGAAAGCTAATGTCAGTGTGTGGCATCAGTCAAAATTAAATGTTATTGGTGCCAAAGGAGAAAGGCTGCACTACAATTTAAACCAATGTAGTTTGTTGGGCCAGTCACTGCCCCCTTTCTATTCATTTTACATCTAAAAAAACACAATCATATTTTGTCTGATAAATAATACTTTCTCTTCCAGAGTTCTGTGGGGCACTGGGACCATGGGATATAGCAtgcaccactaggaggcaggacactagagaaggagaagaagaagactCCTGCCCTGAGCTATACCCCTCTACCTTAGCCtaacttagttttttttttctgtggcctGTACTTTCTTTGCACCATGGGTTGTTCCAGAGCTCTTTACAGGTGACATTCTTTAATAGGGGCTTCCCCCTTCATTGATCAGACTCCACAGAAGCGCACTACTTAACTGTCCTACCATCCTATGTCTATGGATGGAACAGGAGCTATCTATCCAGCACTAGCTAGATTCTTCTAAAGGAACATGAGGACAACCCAGCCTTCATAACTGATGAGTATAGCATCATAGCCCATCCAACCTAGGCACTTCCATACAAGGCTCCCATCTAGGAGCATCAGAGCAGAGCATCCACCCCCCTTGGCATCTGTGCTCAGCCCCTCCCAGCAGTGCTCTCCCCGCCTGGCCCCCATTACTTCCACTGGAAGCGGTAATTTTCCAAGGGCAATCACGTCATCTGAGATAGTCTTCGGTCAACAACGCTCTCTCCTCTTGGCGCAAATTCTCATGACGTCACTTCACAGTCAAGCTCTTGTAACACATTCCACTCTGCATCATATATATGGACAGGTTTTTTGCTTATGGGTAAAGCCACTTGGACGAGGGGCTTTACACGGACCACACACGCTCAGTCTAAAGTAAAATTGTTGGCATGCACCAAATGCTGCAAAAGGCTGCCCACTGGGTGTAAAGAGCCTCTATGTGTTCCCTGCTCTAAGCTTTCTGTTGAGTCTTCCTTCCAGTCCCAGGATATGTCTGTTATACCACAAATTGATCCAGAGGCAGGAGTTATTCAACTCACACTAGAGTGCTCTGCCCAACCTTACACTTCCACCAAGCACCCACCAGCTTGGGCCTTAAATTTATTTACAGGCATCCCCAAATTAGCAGCCTGTCTAGATAAATTGCTAGACAAACATGACCAGGGGGGATCAGAAACCAGGGCCAAAACTTCTAATCACCCACCTCTCCTCTAATCACAAGAGGACAGCATCAGAGCCTCCCCCTGGACAACCAATCCTTTAGTGAAGGGAAATCTCTTCTGACCTTGCAGAGGAAAGTGAGGACTTCCCAAAATTCTTCACTGAAAATCTTGATGCCCTAATCTCCAGGTATTCAAATGCCTAGACCTAAAGACAGCTGATGCTCCCCCTGACCTTGCTCAGTCTCTTTTTAAACACCACAAAAAATGTCCCTCCATTTTCCCCATCTCATGCTCAGCTTAATAGCATAATCCTGTATCCTGCCTTTCCAAGaatacagctctctctgtaccagACACTTCCTCCTTCAAGGAACCCATGGATAAGAAACTGGAAGGGTTTCTTAGATCAGCCATTGCCTCAGGTGGCAAATCCCTGCGACCCATTTCTGCCTCTGCATCAGTAAGTAGGGCAATCCAGTCCTGGTCCACTTCCCTTATAGACGGGAAAACCTCCGGCCTACCTTGGGAAGAAATTCTCTTCTTGGCTACTCAGCTCAAGGAGACTAACGATTACATGGATGAAGTGTCCTTGGACACTGCACAGGTTGTAAGCCACACATCTGCCTTATCTGTTGCAGAAAGACGATCCTTACGGCTTAAATGACAACTGGCCATAGCATTGCATCCCTGACTATCCTCAGCTGGAATGTGAATGGGTCCAAATCTCACCTCATTCCGAATCGCCAGATTCCCTTTCTAGGCATGTTGTTAGACACGGATGCTCAGCGGGTCTTCCTTACTAAAAAAATTGAAAGAGTTGAAGTTGCTGGTGCAACAACTGCAAGCACGACAACCATCCCACCATGGTATTGGTGACCACatagctcgttgatgcagccctcAGTCCAACGGGccatatacctgccattttaattctgtaatttggccctagggccaaactattgaattagcccaatatcgctgATATTGTTTGgcctcgccaaacgagtggatcgcaccatgtatggccacctttacttgcatTATAGCTATGGTATATCAGCAACAACATGTGTGTCTTGTGCAGTAAATCTTATTTGATAAgtaggggcagatatattaaaatgtgagtttagagattaatacataaaaattaacccacgttctattcattcctatgggattttaagaataatatttatcaattggtgaattctaacttccacccatttataaatacatttctaaaaatcccataggaataaatagaacattggtgagtttttatgtattgaatttacattttgataaatctgccccatagtgttcttTCTTTGGGGCAAAACAAAAAAGGCAATGATTGTTTGTGAATTACCATTTCTCTAAAATATCAAACATTCTGAAATGAGTAAAAACCTAACAATAATAATCATATGTCAATTTTTGTGCTAAATAACAAGTTCAGAGGGAACAAAGAATGAATTAAGTTAAGATTTAAATTAGTTATGTGCTGTAGCATTTGAAACTAATTTACTTTATTAAGAAATAGGGACAATGATCTATCTCTATTTTAGGGAAGCCACCAATAGATAACATGCAGTGGAGCATTGATCCAGGGGCTGACTTGTCGCAGTATGAAATGGACATGACAATGGAAGATTCTAAGGTAGAAAAatgaagttttatttttaatatgtgtATGCCCAGAACTACATTTCGGAATGATATTcactttttacttttataaagGGTGGGAGCCCTGCAAAGCCAGAGCTAGAGGACATGGATTACACATATGTTAGTGAAAGTTTCCTGTTAAAAATGAAGAAGGGGGATCCAGGTGACAGTGGTAAGTGTGACCAGTTACTtcatgttattattattcttttatttgtatatatatggcATATTCTGTAGCAGTTTATAGTGATTATACGTCGTTCAcatgagtccctgccccaatgaagcttacaatttaaggacGTTATCAcgctaataataaatatatatcatgcaCAATTACTCATTCAGAGTATTTGATTActgcaaaaaatgaaatattgatTTTAAACTTTAGCATACCACACCTCTTCCCTCTGTCTGCATACCCCTTCGCAGGTGCTCTGTCCTAAGGGAAGGTATTaaacaatataaagaaatatgaTAGTGTGATAACAATCGGCATTAGTACAGAAAATTGCTGTACTACTCCACCATTGTGCACATTGCTCTTTTTCCTCCATGGCTCTCGTTTTATTAATTGTATACCAtgtggtttatttatatatttccaaaaGTCCTTCCTAGTGAAATAATAATCAGTTTCCATACAACAGAAGATGAAAGCAAAGGTCAAGACAGCTTTGAAAAAATGTTTGACAAGAGTGAGTATGGAGAGTATGTGTTGTGCATTAAAGACAGGAGCCCTTCCCAAAGTTGCAAAGAAAGGAATGATCTGTCTTCCATGGAAAATAACAAAATTACCAAAGAAAAAGGTCAGTTACTTGTCCAATTGCAAAGGAACAAAATTACATCTGAAAACCCAGAAAGAATTACAGTGAAAGCTGAATGCACAGACCAGGCcaaaatgtatattacaaagcAAAACTAACGTGAAGTTCATTACTGCAAACATAAGTATGAATAATTTAGAATTACATTGTGCTACAGTcatacaaaaaaattaatcagCTCCCCCCCTTCCCGTGCAAATAAGCTCTTAAATAAGGGAGAATTTGCACAGCACAAATATTTGCCTCCGTGGGTTAACCATTGGGTACTGTAATTAGATGGGAAAGCAGCAGTGTTATAAGGCTCTCTGcaaacctttttttcttgtagAAAGATATCCTTAGAACTTACTGCATGAACTGCATACGTTTGTAACATCTTG
Coding sequences within it:
- the rbbp8 gene encoding DNA endonuclease RBBP8 isoform X1; protein product: MNISASTCGSPSSSESLPAGDLFKELWSKLKECHDKELQELLLKINKLKKQRCLDAQRLEEFYTKNQHLREQQKTLHDTIKVLEDRLRAGLCDRCTVTEEHMRKKQQEFENIRQQNLKLITELMNDKNALQDENKRLSEQLHNMQKSRWKSDEENPADTGEGEDGVIPDSPLSTFSLSMVSRMRRKKDNKHIRYSEKAPEDTLTLERKINSGNRPQATTHVRKGEDILVAETLELSPLPKKYEVDSEKPVFNLAAVVAETLGLDAQVESQSQSVFNQPRITGAPLFHEGEDSSPRQVKVEFTEGSMEESQGNDDDGWNTKEASPVFGGPARNIRRSAEMDCISPPLPVGLNSKLISQCSRNPSDFLFNSVQAKAEDGAQATRLCLGKETDSVISQCSSNGQGVLRCSPNKSVPGGAQMGKDILDSEHHKQMANRYGKRKNAEAEQEESCESSFDKENNIPIKDIGSERHSMLDKPLDLSDRFSVLRPQDRSHGSSRGRTKQTFALVPEKPDPKKPLHIDLREDLYHQTKQKKVFVSGLVERSAFNLHEDKEVTEEGNQLFDDLEIETVHEPKRNARSVHRGVQPTSVLQPNLHMVQACPESQQGKPPIDNMQWSIDPGADLSQYEMDMTMEDSKGGSPAKPELEDMDYTYVSESFLLKMKKGDPGDSVLPSEIIISFHTTEDESKGQDSFEKMFDKSEYGEYVLCIKDRSPSQSCKERNDLSSMENNKITKEKEIETKGETYQKQKAFVEPYFQRPEQKKPAMDFPHIEVVRKKDERRKMLGHTCKECELYYADLPEEERAKKLASCSRHRFRYIPPSTPENFWEVGFPSTQTCQDRGYIKEELSPCQRPRRRQPYNAKFSSKIKEQKT
- the rbbp8 gene encoding DNA endonuclease RBBP8 isoform X3, yielding MNISASTCGSPSSSESLPAGDLFKELWSKLKECHDKELQELLLKINKLKKQRCLDAQRLEEFYTKNQHLREQQKTLHDTIKVLEDRLRAGLCDRCTVTEEHMRKKQQEFENIRQQNLKLITELMNDKNALQDENKRLSEQLHNMQKSRWKSDEENPADTGEGEDGVIPDSPLSTFSLSMVSRMRRKKDNKHIRYSEKAPEDTLTLERKINSGNRPQATTHVRKGEDILVAETLELSPLPKKYEVDSEKPVFNLAAVVAETLGLDAQVESQSQSVFNQPRITGAPLFHEGEDSSPRQVKVEFTEGSMEESQGNDDDGWNTKEASPVFGGPARNIRRSAEMDCISPPLPVGLNSKLISQCSRNPSDFLFNSVQAKAEDGAQATRLCLGKETDSVISQCSSNGQGVLRCSPNKSVPGGAQMGKDILDSEHHKQMANRYGKRKNAEAEQEESCESSFDKENNIPIKDIGSERHSMLDKPLDLSDRFSVLRPQDRSHGSSRGRTKQTFALVPEKPDPKKPLHIDLREDLYHQTKQKKVFVSGLVERSAFNLHEDKEVTEEGNQLFDDLEIETVHEPKRNARSVHRGVQPTSVLQPNLHMVQACPESQQGKPPIDNMQWSIDPGADLSQYEMDMTMEDSKGGSPAKPELEDMDYTYVSESFLLKMKKGDPGDSEIETKGETYQKQKAFVEPYFQRPEQKKPAMDFPHIEVVRKKDERRKMLGHTCKECELYYADLPEEERAKKLASCSRHRFRYIPPSTPENFWEVGFPSTQTCQDRGYIKEELSPCQRPRRRQPYNAKFSSKIKEQKT
- the rbbp8 gene encoding DNA endonuclease RBBP8 isoform X2, whose product is MNISASTCGSPSSSESLPAGDLFKELWSKLKECHDKELQELLLKINKLKKQRCLDAQRLEEFYTKNQHLREQQKTLHDTIKVLEDRLRAGLCDRCTVTEEHMRKKQQEFENIRQQNLKLITELMNDKNALQDENKRLSEQLHNMQKSRWKSDEENPADTGEGEDGVIPDSPLSTFSLSMVSRMRRKKDNKHIRYSEKAPEDTLTLERKINSGNRPQATTHVRKGEDILVAETLELSPLPKKYEVDSEKPVFNLAAVVAETLGLDAQVESQSQSVFNQPRITGAPLFHEGEDSSPRQVKVEFTEGSMEESQGNDDDGWNTKEASPVFGGPARNIRRSAEMDCISPPLPVGLNSKLISQCSRNPSDFLFNSVQAKAEDGAQATRLCLGKETDSVISQCSSNGQGVLRCSPNKSVPGGAQMGKDILDSEHHKQMANRYGKRKNAEAEQEESCESSFDKENNIPIKDIGSERHSMLDKPLDLSDRFSVLRPQDRSHGSSRGRTKQTFALVPEKPDPKKPLHIDLREDLYHQTKQKKVFVSGLVERSAFNLHEDKEVTEEGNQLFDDLEIETVHEPKRNARSVHRGVQPTSVLQPNLHMVQACPESQQGKPPIDNMQWSIDPGADLSQYEMDMTMEDSKGGSPAKPELEDMDYTYVSESFLLKMKKGDPGDSEDESKGQDSFEKMFDKSEYGEYVLCIKDRSPSQSCKERNDLSSMENNKITKEKEIETKGETYQKQKAFVEPYFQRPEQKKPAMDFPHIEVVRKKDERRKMLGHTCKECELYYADLPEEERAKKLASCSRHRFRYIPPSTPENFWEVGFPSTQTCQDRGYIKEELSPCQRPRRRQPYNAKFSSKIKEQKT